The window CGGGGAAAGAACGTGGagttgaagtttgtggactCTCTACGGCGGCAGTTTGAGTTCAGCGTCGACTCCTTTCAGATCAAACTGGACTCCTTGCTGCTCTTCTATGAGTGCTCAGAGAACCCAATGGCCAAGACCTTTCACCCCACCATTGTGGGTGAGAGCGTGTACGGGGACTTCAGCGAGGCCCTGGACCACTTACGTCACCAAATCATCTGCACCCGGAACCCCGAGGAGATCCGAGGTGGCGGTCTGCTGAAGTACTGTCACCTGCTGGTGAGGGGGTTCAGGGCCGCCTCGGAGACCGAGATGAAGTCCCTGCAGCGCTACATGTGCTCACGTTTCTTCATTGACTTCTCAGACATCAATGAGCAGCAGCGCAAGCTGGAATCTTACCTTCAGAACCACTTTGTGGGCCTGGAGGACCGCAAGTATGACTACCTGATGACCCTCCATGGAGTGGTCAATGAGAGTACGGTGTGCCTGATGGGACATGAAAGGCGGCAGACCTTAGGGCTCATAGCCATGCTGGCAGTGCGAGTTCTTGCAGAACAGAACATCATCCCCAATGTGGctaatgtaacatgttactaCCAACCTGCTCCTTATGTGGCAGATGGAAACTTCAGTAACTACTACATAGCACAGGTACAGCCCGTGTTTGCCTGCCAGCAGCCTGCATACTCCACCTGGCTGCCCTGTAACTGAGTGAGCCCCGAGCGTAGGAGGAGGGAGCCTGATTTGTTTGAACAGGAGGAAGCAGCACTCAGCCCTGCCTTGCGTTTGACAGCTGACACAAAGCTTGTGCGTTTGTTCATGCGGTTTGCATGAACACTTGGCTTTCACTACAAGTATTTCAATGTGAATATCTCATGTTTGTTGAAATGCCAATGTCTCCTGATCCTATCTTGGCCAGCAAGCTGCAGAAAACACTCATTTGTGCAGCTTGGGAAAAAAGGCTAAATGCAAAATGTGCAGCTGCTTGAGTGCAAGCGTTTGATCCGTCACCAAACCTGCACGAGACTGTTTGAATCAGTCAAGAATTGATAAGGCAGCATATTTCGACTGCAAACCAAACAGCTGTGCAAAGCTACAAATTGAACACCTAAGACTCAGCTAAAACAGCTTAACTGAGGCGAGACACTGTTTAACCATAGTTTGGATGACAAACTGGCGTCTCCGCCTTGCATTTGGATATAATTATGGTTGTTTACAGgccaaatgttttctttttgattgtTTCTAACAAAATCCCAATGTTGATggggaaaataaatacaatatgaGAATATGTCTATTTGTATATGTGAAACTATTTGTGTTTTAAGTGCCTATTGCCTCTCAGTCGGCAGAGAAAAGAATGAGCAGCCCATATGATTTTTATGAAATAGCCCCCTTTTTGTTTATTCTGATTACAACAGCACCCCAGAGGATTGTGAATGTATATATTAAACCATGCACATGTCATTGTTTGTGTACATTTGGATAAACATCATACATCAGTTCGGATATTGCAGTAAGGTAGCATTCAATGttgctgttttacatttttgtgtgaACATTCTGAATTACAGCGTGGAAACCAAACATTACCaaacagttttacattcaattcatttgtattttgctgtaaGAAAGGGTGACGAGCATTTTATCGTTTGCAACAAAGAAaactgtcactcacacacaatttcctgtctgttttatttcatggtgcttcttcttttctcatCTGTAAGTTCACAAGAAATAGATAAGAGACAGCGAGAGTGTGTTCAGAGAGAGGGCCGACAGAGAGCCTGTGTTCGCTTCCTCATGCAGTGGAAGGGTATTTGCAGAGACACCTCAGATGATGAGACACTTATTTGCAGTAGCACCCTTGCAGGGAATTCctcagctgctgctgaagagcTTGAACTTCGCTGCTGAGGTTGGGTGTGCAGGCGCTCTGTTCAAGGCTTAGAAATGTGCCAAACATTTTGGTGGCTCCGCTGAAAAACCAAAAGTTTAATGAGGCAATGTGTTGACCAAGGAAAAGTAAAGTAGTGGATACAGAAGACAAGGAAATAGACAATAGAGGAGGAAATGGGAGATGAAACATTCATGTATTAGTGTAAAAGACAGGAGGGAGAGTGAGTGAGTCTGGAGAGATGGGTGCAGCTGGTGATGGGGTTTAACTTTACTGTATTAACTGTCTCTGTTAAGGTCACATCCTAACTTAATGGGACAGTGCTGCAGCTCTCCCCTTGTTTCAGGGGACCAAAACATTATGTTATTAACGTTGTGTTTTAATCATCTGATTGTACAAAAGAGTGAAAACAGATGAGAAAATACTTTCCTACTTCAGGAGACCTGAAGATGCAAGTAtatcttttaatttgaaagggTTATAATTGATGCTTGTTCATGCTTTATTCCACATCATTTAAGTAACCGTGTATATACATGATAACAAGCTTCAGCTTTGCCAACTCACCTACTTCTTGCAAACTTTAGTGCAGCCTTTCCTCTGGAAAGATAGGACAAAAGGACATGATGATTTCAAGCATAAAAGGTAGACTATGGCTAAAAAACCAGCATCAACTCAATACTGCAGTATAAAGGGACATTCTCTTGCAAATAGCATTTCTTTGTCATCCTCTGTTTTTCCTGTCTAACTATCCATAACGGCTCGGTTCCGTTGTACTTCTTCTCAGCCCACGTTGATGGTATCCTTTGGATTGTGCAGGCAATGTGTTGTCAGTTAATACTCAGTGACACCCTAACAGCTGACTAGCTAGCTAGCTGCAGTCTGCCTGTCAAATAGTGATTGTGCCTATCAGTTAGAGATTGTGTTGTACGCGTTGTCTCAAATATCTGTTTCTGCTCATGCAGTCTTTTACAAATCACAGTttgaaaaaggaggaaaaaaagatcttcgtcttttatgtatattttttatgattgttatttttataaatgtatcaCACTGCAGGTGATGCAGTGCTTTTGAATCAGTGATCCGGCTTCACAGGATATGTTCTCAATAGCTTTTTTTGCTATATAATGTTATGTGTCCAATGGGTCAAAGTTAAAAGATGTTTTCATCaataaaatatctgaaaattgGATTCGTAATGTCTCTTGTTGTTTATCTCTCTGAGTCACGTTTACTGCTCTGACTCGGCCCAAACAGAAACCTTCTGCCAGACATGAGAAAATGCTTATTTGTTGACTCGCTtcaggtttcctttttttccaaaggAGAGTCCCTGTGTCTTTCACGCATATTAGCATTTCAGTGGCTTTCAGTTGCTTCCCctctcactcacacagagaggcaaaTCCCAGTCATGGCCTGCTGGGCCCAACAGGCCCAGCCAGAAACCCGTCCAGAACTGGCCTGCTGCTGCCAGAAAGAGCTGTTGTTCAATGTGAGGGGATTTTCATCCACCTAAAAAAGACACTTCAAAGCTTTTGTAGAATGAATATCTTTGCCTGCTCATCAAATTCTCTCTGCTAacagctcccccctcccccctcccctacCCAGTACAACAACAGCAATGCAATGACGACCAGTGCTTAGGCCTGCAGAGAACAGGGTCCACATAGCTCATGGATGTCAGGTGAAATAAAACTCCACAACAGAGATGACTGCCACACAGGTCATGTGACAAGCTGTCCTAGATACTGAGGGATATGGAGAAGAAACCCTAGAATGAGTAAGAGATTCACTATACTTAGCAGACATGATAAGGACATCTCTTTTACTTAAGCGCATTTAAAGCTCATTAATCTGAGCCATGGActgaatgattgacaggtttGTGCTGCACAGTaatgcacacacaggcacacacagataAATATCTCATGTATGTTTAATCTTCTGTTGGctactcatattctgaaaaaacTAACTTACAAAACTctgtatcactgtttgtttGACTAACTGAAGCACCATATTACTTATCTGACATTACTTATTAGTTATCTGACAAAACATGTCTTAAAGGTTttcacaaacatatttaaaaaaaacaaaaaaaaaaactgattgtaTTCCTTTGTGAAGAATGTTGCCTTAAAGAACTAATCACAAAAATATAACGATTGCCTGTCAGAAGCAGAAGTAGTGTTCTAATTTAGGGGTAGCATCCTTCGAAGGAACCATCCTTTGTAGCTGGCTTAGACCGCTCAGGCAAAACTGAAATGAAGAAATTCATGGACAACAGAGGATTTCCGGTTGCCGTTACCATCTGTTCCTAGCCTTGCCCTTTTCATTAGTGCTGCTGTTAAGTGCCAGGTGATGGAGCATGGTGCtcactgtggaaacaggagcattggcTAAAGTGGCAGCGAACAACAGCCTAGTgtgcggcgctgacggaccacGATGCACATGGAGTATGTGGTAATCGGCAGTTTTTCTCTTCAGGCGATCAATGCTGTGCTCTCTCCTTCATGTGTTTGCTAACACACTCCCCATGTCAACTTACTATAAGAagttcatcatatgctttttaaCTTCTTGTACTGCCCACAAGTGGCAGGTTGAATTATCCATTTAGGATCATGATAAATTATTATCATCGGAGCTCAGTGTTTGTCTGATTGTTTGAGGGCCAGTCATTAactcttttcacacatacggaaatgtcctgaaaaactctggagatttgtctacccggaggttctttaggctatgtgtgaacgcaaacagccacattttttgcgtggactttacccggagtttctcctccagacctctagtattttatctgcagaaaatcagagtgagctgatgtctgaacactGCAGCATATACTCTGGAGatttcacctcgagccaatagaaagagaatgacgtttatataccgtgactgcctaaagtgtctgcacgcgaccactacgatctctgtgctctaatgaacctgctgcattctgttttctgttcgtcagtatgttgttctcctctcttttgtggatggtgtcaatattctcattataacatcgtgtagcggactctgttgctacggccgttatttccgcgttgtttatttacctcTTAAAAGGACttactggctgctgcgttgttgacagagaagccagcacttcaacacaacatgtctgatgatatagtaaggtaatgtatttttttcattcagtaaatatctATCACATATTTGACCTCTGACAACCTTTGCTCTGAGAAGTTAGATTGATGTAACAGAGGCGCCACAGGGCCTAAATCTCAGATCCTTAATTTGAGATGCATTAAATGAAAAGCCCTGCTAATTTAAGGGGACTCTCATTTGAAAGTTTAAAGAGTGAGTTGTGAAAGACTCTTGCCGCAGCAAGCTGGCTGGCAGAGGGTGATAGCTGAAGCCGACCACAAAGTGAATCCCCACAGTATGTCTTTATAATAACCTGTTTACCTTTGAATAAAAGCTCAGACAGTTGTCTGTCATCCTCCTGGTCCCTCCCACTTGCCGGAGAGCTCAGCTGCTCTCTAATGGCTTTTCCACTGAAAAGATTGGAGAATGGgatttctctccttttttcctttttatgacTATGAAGAATTTTTTCCAGATGAAAGTTTTTATGGAATAAGCTGGAACTGTTTGGACTTCGGCTTTACCAAACTGACGGCTGGGtcggtctggtctggtctggggTCCAGTCTGAGGAATGCTGACCCTGGCCAACCTAAATAATGCCTTGGTTGACTTGGTGCCTTGTCTCTGAAATGCCAGTAAACACAAAACTTCCACATTATACAACATTTGACTTATAAGACAAGTGTGGGATAACACTGAGCAGACAGCATGAGAGCAGAACTCCCCCCAACATTAAGCCAGGCTTGTAAACAAATTCCAGAGGGATGAGTTTGTACAAACAGTAAGGAAACATTCATAATGCATGTTAACAGCCATGAGGGAGATAAAGAGTCAGCTACAGGTCACAGACTGTTAGATCTACAGTACACTACTGTTCTTAGTAAAACAACATCATCTGAACGGGTCTGGGCTGGGCCCCTGCTCTCACTCTGCTGCCTCCAACATGAAACCATCTCACATGAGCAGATACAGCACATTCCTCTCACAGGAGAGCTGATACTGGTTTCATGCCACCATATCATatcagataacacttgttatgagttgacgctatacaaataaaattgaattgaaattgaatatCAGACTACATGATTACACGCTGCTATCATAGTAGAGTTCTGTGTACCAGTGTCCATAAAGCTGTCATTACTTAAATCAATACTGGCCTTTTCTAATCCTTAAATTCACTTACTGTAGACGTCACCTGTTTGACCTTTTGACCATCTACTTGCAGGCGATGTCACTAACCGGACAGCTGTGTCACCCAGACATTTAAACTTGAAATGTTTGCTTATGACTGAAAACAGATCTGTATGTCCTGTTCCAGTCATAGTGTAGTGTGTAATCACAAACTACCTCATGCTCAGTTTGCACATATTACACTCATTTTTTGCACAGTTTAAATTTTCTATTTGCACTCTACTGCCTTGAAATTGCcttattttttgtatattttgtatatttgtatatattattattgtttttattattattatcatttttatttggctatgtttaattttttatattttattgttggcatTCATTGTCGACAGCAAAGAAAGAATTTCATTGTACAGGGAAACATTTcatgacaataaacattttgaatcttgaataGTGATGCTTTTTGGCATTTTACTAAAACAGAATAATACAGtcacaaaaaagggaaaagacaaaaataaaattctttgtgttttcaaaacTTAAAGAAATTTGCTTTAAAGCTcagagttaaagttaaagtcagGCTTCCAGTAGAGCTGGAGCAACCTTTTAGCAAAGCAGAGGAGGTCTTTGTATCATAGTTGTAATGTAAGACGACTCTTAGTGTTACACCCGTTGAGTCTTGACCTGTAGTCAACAACTTATGGGAAAGAAAGCAAACACAGGAAGAGGAACACAGCTGTAGATCAATGGGCAGGTGTCAGTGGGAGCGATGGGGAGCTGATGTCTGTTGTTGCTGATGTCTGAAGATTTATCGACTCCTCTAAAAGTATACCTCAGCTCAACGGTATCAGGAAAAAAACCGAGCTGAAACAACTGAGTAGGGCTTAGTGATTCATGGATTCTGGATAAGGTCAGACATGGGGTGGGAGGCATTGGGtggaaaaatggagagagtttAGACACGAAGAGGAGTGGATCATAAaagagctgtttgtgtgtgtgcgtgtgtgtgcgtgtgcgtgtgcgtgtgtgtgtgcgtgtgcgtgtgtgtgcgtgtgcgtgtgcgtgtgtgtgtgtgtgtgcgtgtgtgtgtgtgtagagagagaaaaagaagtccAGGGAGGGCAGGGAGGGAAGGTGATCCTCTCGTCTCACAGATTAGTGTTATTTAGGTTAGCAGGTTTATCTTATATAAGTCTCTGAACCTGCAGGACAGACGAGCCTCCTCTGATTCAGCAACCAGGGCGACTCAGAATCAAAATTCTATGAACAACAATTTTTATATTGCTCAGAAATAAAATGCAGTTATATGTTTTTGAATTTTCAACCCAGAtatggtatatatatatatatatatatatatatatatatatatatatatatatatatatatatatatatatatatcagatATGACCGAGACAATGACTTCATACACTGACATGAGCATCATTCAACATTCTAATAACAGTTTGCCATTTTGTAAAAATTTATAGATTCTTTACAAAACAACGCAACGTGGAAAAATGAAGCAGCTACAACATCGTGACTTTGGTTCTGATAaatatttgcttgttttttcatttgttttcattagcTCCATGTGACCAAATAAAAAATTTGATTGTTATATTTGATTCAACAGTGTGGTCGGATTGGTTGGTCTGCCTTGTCTGCCCGTAAACTAAACCACAAGGGTATTCTCTGTCAGCTTCCATCTTACCTACAGAGctacacactttaaaaaagtacTTGAAAAGTACAGGATTTATAGCTTTTAAGTTACCCTAAAGACTGTACTGAGTTGGGAAAAAGGGCGTTtaagtatgctgctccctcttcttggaatcagGTTGCAAAATGACTCTAAATCTTTGGGAGCTGGTCTCCTTGGATGTTTTTAAGGGGCTTCTTACTGATCTGGAGATAGAtggagattcttaatctcaatgagacttttccTGGTtagatcaaaaataaaacaatagttATATTTTTCTTATGCTTTGATGTGTCAAAATATATAATCTTGAAACAGATTATTATTTACAACTTTCTTTAAATACGTGGGAAATGGACTTGgactttctagtcttctgaccactcaaggctttttgacatcacaTTACTTTCaaccattcacaccacattcacacactgatggcagaggctgctacatGAAGTGCCAATCGCCTCACAGTACAAATCCATTCAATTTCTGGGGgttaaacagtcacacactggCTGACTATGCATTCAAAGCAACGTGTGAACgcatgagctggggatcaaaccccaaacCTCCTACTTGAGAGAAGAACACCAACCCACAGCCACCCACAAATACATTAAGAGGAACTTTTAGGACAGAACTATTTGTTATTATAATGATGATGTAAATAGAAAATGTGTGAGATTAGTAAACACAATTTGCCTTACAAGTAAATCATAAACACCTTAATGGGCATGAGAATTTAattgatataaagacattttataTGCTAGATGTACTGTAATTCTAAGCATAAAACTATATCCCAGGATCAGTCCTAAGTAATGTTGAAGTGTGCACATCATTTATCTGTTTTAAATCACTATATAGAAACAGTCAGTCTTCTCTGGTGGTCTGGTCTTGTTATACTGTGTATAGGAGATGGTATTAAACCAAGAGTGTCACAACCAATTAAGACTCTACACAGTATCTTTAATAAACTTAAGctataaaaaatatatctgtGTAATTAACTGgcgttccttttttttttttgaccaactttttatttattttgacagccTTTTCAGGTGTATATCATCAAATAAATTCATTTGGTAGTAATTAATTTCTCaacttgtattttaaatatacatAGAAGCATTTAGAGTaagtctaaaaaataaaataaaaagtatataggCAGctcaaatgaacaaaaaataaaatgacaaataatAATGAGAGCAATAATGGGATTAAAGATTGAAATACCACAGTGTATTGGAGAACTACTGGCATTAACTTAAGAATTAAGAATTAACTGGCATTCCTGTTATGTATTGCTGGTTGTCTGCAGTGACAAAGTGTGGTTATGATGTGTTGTGTGGCTCTGTGTTGTTGAGAGAGCTGCAGGTCTCtctatgatgtgtgtgtggtgttctGTGTTTAACCACTGTGAGGATAAAATGTCTCCCTTTCACACAGAGGAACCATTACACCCATATTAGCGCAACACGTCGTGGTTATGCATGGATGGCTGTGCGTTTGTGCAGGGTATGTTTGTGTAAAAGAGAATGAGGTAGAGATTGACAGGTGGTGCGTATAGAGAGTATGAAATTAGAGTTACCTTTAAGTTTCACAGGGAAACATGAAACATTCTATTTGATACGACAGTAATATTTTCCCTCCCACTATCATATGTTAAATGATGAATGAGTCCGTCATcgtctcaaaaacaaaaaagacttATTGCGGCTTGTGGTGTGTGAAGCTGCTGGCTGGGAGCTGACTGACTTTCTTTGTCTAAAGAAATAAGAGACGCTGACATTATCAAGCTACTTAAACGGGCGGACATATCCCTCAGTAAAGATAATCTGAAATCCCTCTAGAGTGCACAGGGACAACTAGATGTGAGGAGTGGTGAAAACAAGCATATTAGGTTACATTCAAGGCTGTGATTATGCATATCAATGCTTTGAAGTAAATGCTTACATTAGATGGTCTCATCATAGACTGTGTAATAAAAGAGTAATTCATGTAGAAATGATTTgaagctgcatttttttttatgtccaagTGGAGCAAAACATGCCAGATTGTATGAACATTTTTTGTATAAATCAGCCAATTTCTCAATTGATTTATTAACTTATTAGCTGTTTTCCTAATGAGTTTAAAGTCTCAATCACTTTAATCACGTAGTGAAACACTCTGAGGAACCACGATGGTGAAGTTGCTGAACTTGAGCGATAAACAGCCACAAAAAAGGGGGTTGTACCTTTTTTCAAGTACAGTAATAATACAAATTCTGATATTTGGAAAACAGGaactctttttaaaagagtGAATTGTTAATTTAACCTGTGCCTTGGCTGAATTTGAATATCACAATGTATGGGGTCCTATGTACATTTCTTGACAAACATGTAACTGCAATAACCAAAGATTGTAAGCAAAACAGACATGATTAGCATGAGTGTAACCAGCAAAGACTGGTTTCACAATTATTGCACTGAACATACAACATGGGTATCTAGATGTGTTGTAAATAAGTACGATAAAGAGGTGATGAGTGTTATGTTTAATATTTCTGTGAGACAAGCTGACTAAACAAGAGACACTAAAATAGATCCAACCAAGCTAGctgatttttttcctgctttcgcttgaaaagaagaatatgagaatatataaaaaatatatatatatataaagaagAATATAAGAATAGTAGTTGCGCCCTTCAGCACCAGCacgaaaccaaaacaacttgcgctgctttgttgtgttagcattagcatgctaacacaacaatgcactctTTATCTTGCATGTATCTTCACAatgcctctcgcccaatgacagcttggATCGGCTCTAGCCCCTTCGTGACCCTGAACAGGAAAAACAGTACaaataatggatggatggttgaatggaaaatatataaattaaagtATGTGTTCATTGCATTTCTAATTCATTGAAACCAGGAAGATATTTCAGATGGATGGTTCTTATTATGCAAAGTTATGTAGTAAAATTAAATCTCAAACTGCCTGATAACCAAATCTGACTGATCTTATAGCCAATATTTACATTGGGTTTTAGTCCAATACATACACTAATCACACTTAGAGCCCCTTAATTAATCTCCCCCAAGTGCCTCCTCTGTGCCGTGAGACCGTTGGGCCTCAGACCCTCACAGGGAGGTAGGTTTCTCGGTTCACAGGGGTCAGTCTGAGGATGTGTGCTGTTTGCACTGCAAAGCCATGCTGCTGCCAAAGTGAGCCATACAAAACTTTAAGAGCTCTCACCTTAAAAGAACAGCATTTTTGGAAAGTCtgagatttttttccctttctccgCTCAGGTTCTTACTTTTTAACACTGGACACATGAATGTTAGTATGCAGGGGGAAAATCTGTTAGTGTCATTTTGTGTTGGCTCAGTCAGTTATCTAGTATTGGACAGTGTTAAGTCGGAAATATCGCAGGCTGAACAGATTGaatcacaaaatgaaaagtgGTCCAATTGGTGAATTAGTTTTTGCTTCAGCATGTGTGTGACCTCAGGAGCTTCTGGATATGAGATAGTATGCATACACATACTTTGAGTGtatatgctgtgtgtgtgtgagagagagtttgtgtttcagcgtgtatgtgtgtgtgtggttcctGACACACTCCCAGCTTCCTCATCCACTCCTCAGAAAGGCACTTGTCTGGTCACAGAACAGTAATTCATTGTCTGACAGCTGTTTTCTGTGAGTCGGCCCTGCTTGGATCCTGGGGAGTAATTCCACACACAGAGCCAGCTGGAAggtttcctgaaaaaaaaaaatgaaaaaaggccCAGTGCTGACACATGGTCCAGTAAATAGCACTAATAGAGCATCAATAGTCCAGAATCCAACACAAATCTCCTCCCATTAGTTAGTATCCAGCTGTTTAATGTCCAAAACACATAACACCAAGCTCCAGCAGATGTATAATCTAATTAGGCTTTAAATTTAATTATGtgacagtgtttgtttttacaggttTTCTGGACATCTTCATAAACACTGGCTTCATTTGTTATTTAAGAACTTTGCTGCATATGCCGCAAGCTATGTAATTACAGTAAAGTTATTTACGCTTTTTAAGGTGAAATCAAGAGTCAATTAAACCGATTTTTGATCCTACACactacagacacagagaggaaatgCTTTTTTAGTTAATTAGATATTTGATTATAAACCAAGTTATGAGAttaattaaactaaaaaaagacatgaagtCATTCCGTAGTTGACAAAGCTTGTCATCTCTGCTATACTGCCTACGTGGCCTAGAACTTCTATAAACATGAATTGAACTTTATTGATATTTGTGACCAAATAATTAAGTCTcttaagtgttttaaaaaaaattaataattcataataCAAACTTAATTATTCGGAAACCCTCCCAGAAAGTTGATGTTTTGACACTAGCCAAGGGAACACAGCTGTAGTAGCATGGCTAACTTTATTTATTAGTTATTAATTTGTTCCCACTCTTGTGTTACACTCTTGTGTATTTCATGAATGATTTCTAATTTCCTTTTCGAAAGGGGAAGTTTGGTTAAGGTGGGAACATGCTTGTCCAGGCTGCACAGAGGCTAATTTGCAGAACTGAGGTCATATCTGAAACATCCGTCTAAATGCTAAGGATTTGCAGGAGCCTTTGCAGCATCATTTTTCAAAACGTAGAGGAATGTACAATAATTACAACGACAGTCCAGGTCAGAACAAGTTAAGGGTGAGCTCAAGGCTTCTCCTCTCTGAGTGCCAGGTCTCCTGATGACTCATGGGCAGACCCGTTT is drawn from Labrus bergylta chromosome 8, fLabBer1.1, whole genome shotgun sequence and contains these coding sequences:
- the tent5aa gene encoding terminal nucleotidyltransferase 5A produces the protein MSEDDSSSTTSCTSDTECSNVSVLSWEQVQRLDTILTETIPIHGRGNFPTLEMQPRQIVKVVRSRMEEKQIHVRDVRLNGSAASHILHEDSGLGFKDLDLIFCADMKGESDFQTVKDIVLDCLLDFLPDCVNKEKITPLTLKEAYVQKMVKVCNDSDRWSLISLSNNRGKNVELKFVDSLRRQFEFSVDSFQIKLDSLLLFYECSENPMAKTFHPTIVGESVYGDFSEALDHLRHQIICTRNPEEIRGGGLLKYCHLLVRGFRAASETEMKSLQRYMCSRFFIDFSDINEQQRKLESYLQNHFVGLEDRKYDYLMTLHGVVNESTVCLMGHERRQTLGLIAMLAVRVLAEQNIIPNVANVTCYYQPAPYVADGNFSNYYIAQVQPVFACQQPAYSTWLPCN